Proteins co-encoded in one Yamadazyma tenuis chromosome 1, complete sequence genomic window:
- a CDS encoding uncharacterized protein (EggNog:ENOG503P516; COG:T) produces the protein MDDQTLSPAKQTAVDEFIAITGSSDDNVSQIIRLLDVHNWDLNNSIVTFFESGFIQESSLPTPVEVDTSTDMPQASGVDYGHPGSDTSRVSRRYSMVDSPLDDLIPSLPYAPRISNHWQLEVGLNASKREVLRANNLRAINSLLFLLLFVPKKLLSFLYQVFKFIFKINTANYFPAAIDYESVDLDHKMPLSEYVDKYNIVEGNFNEVYEQCKTNYTWLLVVLVNGSQEASDLLSHLLSNHHFEKHFNKANHTDNFTTCIYINDVEKNPESYEVGRTYKVKRLPFVMLINNVSNSPHKLPSMSITYKSNLPSVLLQPSQVGSTANKVAIYLGRIISNYQPQVVAAITDKREMEFARLIKQQQDDAYQKSLEMDKVKKAEKSKKLEDEMLLQQRRSFLFNLIKSRWFETLNPEPNTRIQVKLPHGERIILNVNNQNQLKHLYLHLESTLFPRHLAADDAEEFETASQVLEHISSNDFDCQISLEDYYKHFPFKFELIQPYPKKVVDDLEATIKEHIKNGASLLVEYTSDDEEEE, from the coding sequence ATGGACGATCAAACCCTATCTCCTGCCAAGCAGACGGCGGTGGATGAGTTCATAGCCATCACAGGATCTCTGGACGACAATGTCTCCCAGATTATCCGCCTTTTGGACGTCCATAATTGGGACTTGAATAACTCAATCGTCACCTTTTTCGAATCAGGATTTATCCAAGAACTGCTGCTTCCAACACCTGTGGAGGTGGACACCTCTACTGACATGCCCCAAGCATCTGGCGTCGACTACGGCCATCCCGGCAGCGACACCTCCCGCGTCTCGCGAAGATACAGCATGGTGGACTCTCCGTTGGATGACTTGATTCCTCTGCTCCCGTACGCTCCGAGGATCTCTAACCATTGGCAACTAGAAGTGGGCCTCAACGCCTCCAAGCGTGAGGTGTTGCGGGCCAACAACTTGCGAGCCATCAACTCGCTCTTGTTCCTCCTTTTGTTTGTGCCCAAAAAGCTTCTCTCGTTCTTATACCaggtgttcaagttcatcttcaagatcaacaCCGCCAACTACTTCCCAGCCGCGATAGACTACGAGTCCGTGGACTTGGACCATAAGATGCCGTTGCTGGAGTACGTTGACAAATATAACATTGTCGAGGGCAACTTCAATGAGGTGTATGAACAGTGCAAAACCAACTACACCTGGTTGCTCGTGGTATTGGTGAACGGGTCACAAGAAGCCAGCGACTTGTTATCGCACTTGTTATCGAATCATCATTTTGAAAAGCATTTCAATAAAGCCAACCACACCGACAACTTTACCACTTGTATATACATCAATGATGTCGAGAAGAACCCTGAATCCTATGAGGTGGGTCGTACCTACAAGGTAAAGAGATTACCGTTTGTAATGCTCATCAACAACGTCTCCAACAGCCCGCACAAGTTGCCATCGATGTCCATCACCTACAAGTCGAATCTCCCGTCGGTGTTATTACAGCCTTCACAAGTGGGATCTACTGCCAATAAGGTGGCCATCTACTTGGGCCGCATAATCTCCAATTACCAGCCACAAGTGGTGGCTGCCATCACCGACAAGCGGGAAATGGAGTTTGCTCGGCTCATCAAACAACAGCAAGATGATGCCTACCAAAAGTCTCTTGAGATGGACAAGGTCAAGAAAGCAGAGAAGAGtaagaaacttgaagatgagatGTTACTACAACAACGCCGACtgtttttgttcaacttgatcaaaagcCGGTGGTTCGAAACTCTCAACCCCGAGCCCAATACCCGGATCCAGGTCAAGTTGCCCCATGGAGAACGGATCATTTTGAACGTTAATAACCAAAACCAGTTGAAACACCTCTACCTACACCTCGAAAGTACCTTATTCCCTCGCCACTTGGCAGCAGACGACGCCGAGGAGTTTGAGACGGCCTCTCAGGTGTTGGAGCACATTTCGTCCAACGATTTTGACTGCCAAATATCCCTTGAGGACTACTACAAGCACTTTcccttcaagtttgagCTCATTCAACCATACCCCAAAAAGGTTGTGGACGACCTCGAGGCGACCATCAAAGAGCACATCAAAAACGGTGCATCGCTATTGGTGGAATACACAAGTGAcgacgaggaagaagagtaa